One Verrucomicrobiia bacterium DNA segment encodes these proteins:
- a CDS encoding tetratricopeptide repeat protein, whose product MDAGKNMVNTEPPRRKPASAQDIKVTTGAESTLGLEMMAWVEVHKQKLVIAGAVVLAVIIGAVIYNHYVAQREMEASEALLALRAPIIGENRGQTAPAEKLLAIAEGFAGTTAGRHALLLAGEALYLEGKYEQARGVFQRFMTENVGHPLVAQAELGVAACWDAQGKRKEAVEAYELVRKRYAMDAAVASQAKLSLGRLYEQEGKVEQAHGLYMEMLENMRMGFNTWMMEAQTRLAALEKAHPQLREARLQKMAAAAAPQAKPANVITLTNVNVAAPQGASPSPAPAPAAPAPK is encoded by the coding sequence ATGGACGCGGGAAAAAACATGGTGAACACCGAGCCGCCGCGGCGGAAGCCGGCGTCGGCGCAGGACATTAAAGTAACCACCGGAGCGGAATCCACGCTGGGGCTGGAGATGATGGCGTGGGTGGAGGTGCACAAGCAGAAGCTGGTGATCGCGGGGGCGGTGGTGCTGGCGGTCATCATTGGGGCGGTGATTTATAATCATTATGTGGCGCAGCGGGAGATGGAGGCGAGCGAGGCGTTGCTGGCGTTGCGGGCGCCGATCATTGGGGAGAATCGGGGGCAGACGGCGCCGGCGGAGAAGCTGCTGGCGATCGCGGAGGGTTTTGCGGGGACGACGGCGGGGCGGCACGCGCTGCTGCTGGCGGGGGAGGCGCTGTATTTGGAGGGGAAGTATGAGCAGGCGCGGGGGGTGTTTCAGCGGTTTATGACGGAGAATGTGGGGCATCCGCTGGTGGCGCAGGCGGAGCTGGGGGTGGCGGCGTGTTGGGACGCGCAGGGGAAGCGGAAGGAGGCGGTGGAGGCGTATGAGCTGGTGCGGAAGCGTTATGCGATGGACGCGGCGGTGGCGAGCCAGGCGAAGTTGTCGCTGGGGCGGTTGTACGAGCAGGAGGGGAAGGTGGAGCAGGCGCATGGGTTGTACATGGAGATGCTGGAGAACATGCGCATGGGATTCAACACGTGGATGATGGAGGCGCAGACGCGGCTGGCGGCGCTGGAGAAGGCGCATCCGCAACTGCGGGAGGCGCGGCTGCAGAAGATGGCGGCGGCGGCGGCGCCGCAAGCCAAGCCGGCGAATGTGATTACTTTGACCAATGTGAATGTGGCGGCGCCGCAGGGGGCGTCCCCGAGCCCCGCGCCTGCGCCGGCAGCGCCTGCGCCCAAATAA